The Paenibacillus thermoaerophilus genome segment CGTCGACATGGAGACCGAGCACGAGATTCAAACGGCGCTGCGGGAAGTGATGAAAGGGCGCACGACGTTTGTAATCGCCCACCGCATCTCTTCATTGAAAGACGCCGACGAGATCATTGTGCTGGACAAGGGACGGGTGGTGCAGCGCGGCCGGCATGAGGAGCTTGTCCGCCAACCCGGCCTGTACCGCCAGACGTATCGGATTCAATATGCGGACCATCCGGATTTGCCGCGCGCGGATTCCGACCTGCACGGCGAGAGGAGGAGAGCCTAGATGCAAGCGCCAGCCAAGGAACAGAACCGCTCCCGCTTTTATTATGCGGACGACGATCTGATCGAAAAGCCGTTTAACTGGGCGCAGATCGCCCGGTTGGGCCGATATTTGAAGCCTTACCGCAAGCAGTTGATTCCGGTGTTGTTCGCCGTGCTGCTGGCTACGGCCGCGAGGCTGCTCATTCCGTTTATCCTCGGATGGGCGATCGACAACGCCATGGACGGAGGCCGTCCGGACTGGCTGTTTTACTGCGCGGGCGCGATCCTGGCGCTGTTCGTTCTCCAGTGGTGGGCGAACCGCTACCGCATCCGCTATATGAACACGATCGGACAAAACGTGATCTACGATCTGCGCGCCGAGCTGTTCAAGCATATTCAGCAGTTGTCGTTCCGCTTTTTCGACAAACGGCCGGCCGGCTCGATCCTCGTACGGATCACGAACGACGTCAACGCGATGCAGGAGCTGTTCACCAACGGCGTCATCAACCTGATTATCGATATGGTGCAGTTGGTCGGCATCGTCGCTCTGCTGCTGGTGCTCAACTTCAAGCTCGGACTTGCGGTGATGATTACCGTGCCGATCATGTTTGTCGCCTCGACGACGCTGCGCAAGCGCATCCGCCAAGGCTGGCAAGCGGTGCGGATCAACCAGTCGCGGATCAACTCGCATCTGGCCGAGAGCATTCAGGGCATCCGCGTCACGCAGGCGTTTACGCAAGAGCGCGAGAACATGGAATTTTTCGACGGGATGAACAAGCGGAACCTGCGCTCCTGGAACAAGGCTTCCGCTCTCAACCAGAGCCTCGGTCCGGTGATCGAGCTGACGTCCGCCTTCGGCACGTGTATCCTGTTCTGGTACGGCTCGCATCTGATCCAAAGCGGCGAATTGACCGTCGGCATGCTGTTCGCGTTCGCGAACTATATCGGGAACTTCTGGGAGCCGATCAACCGGCTCGGCCAATTGTATTCCCAACTGCTGATCGCGATGGCGTCCAGCGAACGGATCTTCGAATTTTTCGACGAGACGCCGACCGTCTCCGAGAAGCCGGATGCGAAGGAGCTGCCGCCGGTTCGCGGGGATATCCGGTTCGAGAATCTCGTCTTCGAATACGAAAAGGGCCGCCCGGCGCTTCGCGGCATCCATCTCGACGTGAAGGCCGGACAATCGATCGCGCTGGTCGGGCACACCGGCTCGGGCAAGAGCACCATCATCAATCTGCTGTGCCGGTTTTACGATCCGGTCCAGGGAAGGGTGACGGTCGACGGTTACGACCTGCGGGACGTCACGCTGCAGAGCCTGCGGTCGCAGATCGGCATCGTGCTGCAGGATACGTTTATCTTCTCGGGGACGATCCGCGACAACATCCGTTACGGCCGGCTGGATGCGAGCGACGAGGAAGTCGAGGCGGCGGCCAAAGCCGTGCATGCCCACGATTTCATCATGGCGTTGCCCAACGGCTACGATACCGAGGTGGAGGAACGGGGCAGCCTGTTGTCGATGGGACAGCGGCAGTTGCTTTCGTTCGCGAGAGCGCTGCTGGCCGATCCGCGCATCTTGATTCTCGACGAAGCGACGGCCAGCATCGACACCGAGACCGAAGTCCGCATCCAGGAAGCGCTGAAGACGCTGCTGCTGGGCCGCACGTCGTTTATCATCGCCCACCGGCTGTCGACGATCCGCAACGCGGACCGCATCGTGGTGCTGGATCACGGGCGGCTGATGGAAGCCGGCACGCACGACGAGCTGATGCTGCGGGACAACGGCATCTACCACGGGCTGATCGAAGCGCAATACAGGTTTTTGCAAGACGCGGGCTGATGCTGCCGCCCGACAAAAAACAACCCGACAAAAACAACCTCCGGAAGCGCCTGAGCGCCGATCCGGAGGTTGTTTTCATGTGCTGCGTTATCGGGAAGCGGTCGTCTCGATCATCTCGGGAATCGTGACGAACTGGTAGCCGTCTTGGCGGAGCATCGGGATCAGCCGGTCGAGCGCCTCCACCATGCCGGACAAATCTTCGGTCCAATGGCCGCCGCTGTGCATCAGCACGATACCGCCGGGAGAGACGTCCTTCATCACGTTGGCGATGCAGGTTTCGGCGGGAATCTGCTTCCAATCGAGCGAATCGACCGACCAGCCGATAACGTTGTACTTCATCCGGCCGAGCTCCTGCAGGATCTCGTCCGTCAGGCCGCCGTACGGCGCGCGGAACAGCTTCGGCTTGTAACCGACCGCCTCCTCGATAACCCGGTCGGTCTCCGTCGCTTCCCAACGCAGCCGGTCGAGGCTCTCGCTGTACAGCTTCGGATGCCAGAACGTATGGTTGCCGATGACGTGGCCTTCGTCCGCCACCCGCTTGGCGACATCGCTGTGGGCTTGCACGCGGGACCCGATCATGAAGAAGGTCGCCTTGACCCCGTGTTTTTTCAACACTTCCAGCACTTGCGGCGTAAACCGCCGGTCCGGCCCGTCGTCGAACGTCAACGCGAGCTGGCGTTTGTCCCCGCTGCCTTTCATCACGAGGACGGACGGGTATTTGCGCTGCAGCGCCTGGTTGGAGGCGGGTTTCGCTTTTGCCGCCGGCGCCACGCCCGCCGCGCGTATGGCCGAATCCTCGAGCAGCGCTTCTTCGCCGTCGGGCGTAAGCTTCAAATTGTCGGTCGTTTCCGACGAGAACGCAGCCGTCGGCATGAGCCCGCCGGCCGGCGTCGTCTCATCGCGCCGGTCTGGAGGCGGGGCCGACGGAACTTTGCCGGCCAATCCCGGCGGCGAATTGATCATCTCCTTGAAATTTTGCTGCTGCTGCGCGGTATTCGTTCCATTCCTCTGACACCCGGCCAAGCCGGAAAAGGCCGCAAGCAGGGCAATTCCGGCAATCCCCAGCCGTTTTGTCCAATCATGCCGATTCCTCATGCCATTCAACCTCCGTTTCTATATGGGATAGTATGCGCATCCGTCCGACAAAACTTGCCCGCCTGTCCGAATGCCGGAAATTTGCAAATATCGGCCCGAACCTTTACTCTAATTTTAGAAATCGGCTTCGGCAGGAGGGACAATGTTGAGAACGTCAAGATGGATCTGGGGCGTGGTCGGCACACTGTCGCTGGCTGCCACCGTTCTGCTGATCGCCGGGTTCGGACTGGCCGTGCGGGATGTGCTGCGGCCTCAGCCCGGCGGATTCGAATCGCTCAAGCCGGTTCCGTCGCCGAACGACCCGCTGTCGGACGATGTCGTCGAGATCGTCGCCTTCGGGGATTCGCTGACGGTCGGAACGGGCGATACCACCGGCAAAGGTTACGTGCTGAATCTGAAGGAGCAGTTGGAGCAGGAAACCGGCAAAACGGTCCGCGTTCTGGGCAATTACGCGCAGGACGGATTCAAGACGGACGATATGCGCAAGCGGCTCGACTCGATCGGCGAAATTCGCCGTTCCGTCGCCCAAGCCGATCTGATCGTCTTCACGATCGGCGGCAACGACTTGTTCGGCCTTGCGCGGAACTTGAACTTTTTCGAGGACACGTTCGACTTCGGCAAGCTGGAGGAGCGGATGCCGGAGGCGCTTGACCGGTTCGACGGCATCCTGAAGTCGTTTGCCGAGTGGAATCCCCGGGCGACGGTCGTCTATGTCGGCTTGTTCAACCCGTTCCGTGACACGGACGATTCGGGTTTGGCCGGCAAGGGAGTAGCCCTGTGGAACGCCAAGGCGTTGGAACGGGCCTCCTCGTATCCGAATACGATCGTCGTGCCTACCTACGACCTGTTTCAGTTGAACTTCGACCAATATATGTCGCAGGATCATTTTCACCCGAACGGAGACGGCTACCGGGAAATCGCCCGCCGCATCGTCCAATCGCTGAAATAAAGGGGGAGCGTCCATGACTGCGATCACAGAACCCGCCGGTTCCCCGGTTTTGTCCCGGGAGACGGAAACCGGCCAAGCCTCCGACGGCCGGCAACGCCGCAAGCCGCCCGCCGACGCGGAAGTGGTGCTTTCCGTTCGGAACGTCACCAAACAAATCGGCAACCGGCTTATCATCAAGGGCATATCCTTCGACGTCCGGGCAGGCGAAATATTCGGCTTCCTCGGTCCGAACGGGTCGGGCAAGACGACGACGATCCGCATGCTCGTCGACCTGATCCGTCCGACTTCGGGCAGCATTCTCGTCTGCGGGCGCGACGTGCACCGGGAGCATGACGAAGCGCTGCGGCATGTCGGGTGCATCGTGGAAAATCCGGAGCTGTACGGATATATGACCGGCTGGCAAAATCTCGAGCATTTCGCGCGTATGCTTCCCGGCGTCGATACGGCCCGAATCGAAGAAGTCGTCGGCATCGTCGGGCTGGACCGGCGCATTCACGACAAAGTCAAAACGTATTCGCTCGGCATGCGCCAGAGGCTCGGCATCGCCCAAGCGCTGCTCGGCCGGCCGAAGCTGCTGATTCTCGACGAGCCGACAAACGGGCTGGACCCGCTGGGCATCAAGGAAATGCGGGAGTTTATCCGCAGGCTGGCGGCGGACGGGCTCAGCCTGTTTGTCTCCAGCCATCTGCTGAGCGAGATTCAGCAGATGTGCGACCGGGTGGCGATCATCAGCCACGGGAAGGTTTTGGCCGTTGGCGAAGTGGACGAGCTCCTGCGCGCGCAAGGCGTCACCGTCGTCTGGACCGTCGCCCCGGCCGACCGGGCTCGGGAGCTGCTGGCCTCGGAGGGATATGCGGCGGCCGTCGACGGTCCGGCGGGCGGAGACGGGCAACGGGCCGTCCGCCTGCTCACGAAAATGCCCGAAGAAGCGGTGTCCGGCATCAATCGGCGGCTCGTATCGGCCGGCGTCTCCGTATCCGCCATCGAAGTCCGGCATCCCACGCTGGAGGAGCTGTTCCTCGGCATGACGGAGGGAGAGAACATTGAGTAGAATGCTGCCGCTGGTGCAGAACGAAGTGTTGAAGATTATCCGCAAAAAGCGCTTTTACGTGGTGCTGTTGATTCTGATTGCGCTGATTCCGATGTTCACTTACGCGCAAATGCGTCAGGCGCAGCAGTTCCAGAAGCAAGCGGGAACAAGCGACTGGCGGGCCGAACTGACGCAGCGGATCGCCGACTACGAGCGCACGCTCGGCAGCTCCCGCGTCCCGGAGGAATGGAAAAAGTGGCGCAAAATCCAGATTCAAAAAGACGAATACCATTTGGAAAATAATGTTAATCCTAACGAGGTAAGCGGATTGGTGTTCACGCAGCGGTTCATGGAAAACGCCATCGGCCTGTTTATTCCGCTGATGGTCATGGTGATCGCATCGGATCTCGTGTCCGGGGAGCATACGGCAGGCACGATCAAATTGTTGCTGACGCGTCCCGTCCGCCGCTGGCGCATCTTGACAAGCAAATTGATCGCGCTTATTCTATTTACCTCGCTGATCGTGCTTGCGACCGCCGTGTTCAGCTATCTGATCTCCGGTCTCGTGTTCGGATACGGGGGATGGGACTTGCCGATCTTCAGCGGCTTCCGGATCAACGGCTCCACCGTCGACTTTACGCACGTGCACGTCCTGCCTCTGTGGCAATATTTGCTGATGGAGATGGGACTCGTCTGGTTTGCGGCTTTGGTCGTAGGTATTTTGTCCTTGATGGTGTCTGTCCTCGTCCGCAGCACGGCGGCGGGCATGGGCGTGATGCTGGCGGTGCTTATCGCCGGGTCGATTCTCGCGAACATGGCGTCTTCGTGGACGAGCGCCAAATACTTCTTCATGGTCAATCTGCAACTGACGGACTATTTGTCGGGCAGCGTGCCGCCGATCGAAGGCATGACGCTGCCGTTCTCGCTGACCGTGCTTGCGTTGACGGCCGCGGCCGCTCTGGTCGTATCGTATGTAACGTTTACGAAAAAAGATGTATTGAACTAGCCGGGTTCAATGTTATAATGCAAAACAGCAAGATTTGTTGGGGAATGAAGGAAATGGGGGGGCATGATGGCGGAACAGCTAGAGTTGTTTGCCAACCGCGAAAGCGATCATCCGTCGAATTATGACGCGGACGATATCCAGGTTCTGGAAGGTCTGGTGGCCGTCCGCAAGCGGCCGGGCATGTACATCGGCAGCACCAGCGCGTCCGGTCTGCACCACCTCGTCTGGGAAATCGTCGACAACGCGGTGGATGAGCATCTCGCGAAATTTTGCAGCGCCATCGACGTGACGGTACATAAGGATCACTCGATCAGCGTACGCGACAACGGCCGGGGCATTCCGGTCTCCATGCATAAACTGGGCATTCCGACGCCGCAGGTCGTCTATACGATCCTGCATGCCGGCGGCAAGTTCGGCGGGTCGGGCTACAAAAAATCGGGCGGCCTGCACGGCGTCGGCGCTTCCGTCACCAACGCGCTGTCCGAATGGCTCGTCGTCGAAATTCACCGCGAAGGCAAAATTCACCGGATGCGGTTCGAAAGCTGGGTCGATGAGGACGGCAAGGAGCACGTCGGCGAGCCGGTCACGGGCCTGGAGGTCGTCGGAAAAACGAACAGAACCGGCACGACGGTGACGTTCAAGCCCGATATCAAGGTGTTCCAGGGCGGCATCGCCGTCCATTACGACGTGCTGGCCGAGCGGCTTCAGGAGATCGCGTTCCTGAACTCCGGGCTGAGAGTTACGCTGAACGACGAACGGTCGGGCAAGCAGGACGTGTTCCACTATGAAGGCGGCGCCAGCGAATTCGTCCGGTTTCTGAACGAAGGCAAGTCCGTCCTGCACGATGTCGTGCATTTTTACGGGGAGCGGGACGACATCGAGGTCGAGATCGCCCTCCAGTACAACGACGGCTATACCGAGACGATCGCCTCGTTCGTCAACTCCATCCCGACCCGGGGCGGCGGCACGCACGAGACGGGCTTCAAAACCGCGTTTACGCGCGTCATGAACGAATATGCCCGCAAAAGCTCCATTCTCAAGGAGAAGGACAAAAATCTCGAAGGCGTCGATCTCCGCGAAGGCATGATGGCCGTTATCAACGTCAAAATGTCCGAGGTCGAGTTCGTCGGCCAGACGAAGGACCAGCTCGGCAGCGCGTCGGCCCGCGGCGCGGTGGACGCGGTGGTCGCCGAGAAGATGGCCGAGTTTCTGGAGGAAAATCCGCAGGTTGCGCAAATGCTGCTGAAAAAAGCCGTTCAGGCGGCAAAAGCGCGCGAAGCGGCGCGCAAAGCCCGTGAGGAAGTGCGCAGCGGCAAAAAAGGCAAAGGCGAAAGCTCGAACCTCGGCGGCAAGCTGACGCCGGCGCAGTCGAAGGACGCAAAAAGCAACGAGCTGTTTATCGTGGAAGGGGACTCCGCGGGAGGCTCCGCAAAGCAAGGGCGCGATTCGCGCCACCAGGCGATTTTGCCGCTCAAGGGCAAGCCGATGAACCCCGAGAAGGCGAAGCTGGCGGACATCCTGAAAAACGACGAGTACCGCGCCATCATCGCGGCGATCGGCGCCGGGGTCGGCTCCGAATTCGACGCCGAGGAGAGCAACTACGGCAAAATTATTGTGATGACCGACGCGGATACGGACGGCGCGCATATCCAGGTGCTGCTGCTTACGTTTTTCTACCGCTACATGAAGCCGCTGATCGATGCCGGACGCGTCTACATCGCCCAGCCGCCGCTGTACAAAGTGACCAAAAAATCCGGCAAACAGACGGAATCCCGGTACATCTTCACCGAGGACGGGCTGGAAGCCGCGATCAAGGCGATGGGCAAAAATGTGGAGGTGCAGCGTTACAAAGGGTTGGGCGAGATGAACCCCGACCAGTTGTGGGAGACGACGATGAACCCGGCGACCCGCACGCTGCTGCAGGTGCAGATCGAGGATGCGGCCAAGGCGGAGCGGCGCGTCTCCACACTGATGGGAGACAAGGTCGATCCGCGCAAGCGCTGGATCATCGAGAACGTCGACTTTACCGAATACGAGGAATAAACCCCGAGGAGTCGCCCCTGCGGGGCGGTTCCCGTTGGATGGAGGTAGCCCGATTTGAGCGCAACGGAGCAGTTTTTGCCCGCCTTTCTCGAAGAAGTGGTGGGCGACCGGTTCGGCCGGTACTCCAAATATATCATCCAGGACCGCGCGATCCCGGACGTTCGGGACGGTCTCAAGCCCGTTCAGCGGCGCATTTTGTATGCGATGTACGAATCGGGCAACACGCCGGACAAGCCGTACCGCAAGTCCGCGAAGACCGTCGGCGACGTGATGGGGAACTATCATCCGCACGGCGACGCCTCGATTTACGACGGCATGGTGCGAATGGCGCAGCCGTGGAAGATGGCGCATACGCTGATCGACGGCCACGGCAACTGGGGGTCGCTTGACGACGATCCTCCGGCGGCCATGCGGTACACCGAAGCGCGCCTGTCGGAGATTGCGCTGGAGCTGCTGCGCGACATCGACAAGCGAACGGTTCAGTTCCGCGACAACTTCGACAATACGGCCAAGGAGCCTTCGGTGTTGCCGTCGCGTTACCCGAACCTGCTCGTCAACGGGGTCAGCGGCATCTCGGCCGGCTTCGCGACGGAGATTCCGCCGCATAACCTGCGCGAGGTGATCGACGCCTGCGTCGCGATGATCGATCGGCCGGACATAACGGTGGAGGAACTGATGGACATCGTGCGCGGCCCCGACTTCCCGACCGGCGGCATCATCATGGGCGAGGAAGGCATCCGCGAAGCATACCGCACCGGCAAAGGGCGCATCTATATCCGCGCCCGCACGGCGATCGAGGACTTGCGCGGCGGCAAGCAGCAGATCGTGATTACGGAGATCCCGTATCAGGTCGTCAAGGTGAAGCTCGTCACCGCGATCGAGCAGATTCGGCTGGACCGCAAGGTCGAAGGCATCGCGGAGGTGCGCGACGAGAGCGGCCGGGACGGCTTGCGCATCGTCGTGGAGCTGAAGAAGGACGCGGACGCGCAAGGGATTCTCGCGTATTTGCTGAAGAAAACCGATCTGCAGGTCGCCTACAACTTCAATATGGTCGCGATCGTCAACAAGGCGCCCCAGCAGTTGGGCTTGCGCGGCTTGCTGGAAGCTTATCTCGATCACCAGCGCGAAGTCGTGCGGAACCGTTCACAGTACGAGCTGGATAAAGCGCAAGACCGCGCCCACGTCCTGGAAGGCCTCGTCAAGGCGCTGAACGTGCTGGACGAAGTGATCGCGGTGATCAAGGCGTCCAAAAACAGGCAGGACGCGCAGAACAACCTCGTGGCGCGATTCGGCTTCACCGAGCGCCAGGCGGACGCGATTCTCGTGCTGCAGCTCTACCGGCTGACCAATCTGGAGATTACGGCTCTGGAGAAAGAGCTGGCGGACGTCAACAAAACGATCGCTTATCTCGAAGGCATTCTCGCCAGCGAGAAAAAGCTGCTCGGGGTCATCAAGAAGGAACTGCTCGAGATTCGCGACAAGTTCGGCATCGACCGGCGCTCGGACATCCAGGGCGAGGTGGAGGAACTGAAGGTCAATCTTGAGGTCATGGTGACTGCCGAGGACGTGATCGTCACGCTGTCCAACGACGGCTACATCAAACGAACCAGCATGCTGTCGTACACCCGGTCCGGCGGCGAAGTCGGCAGCGCCGGCGTGAAGGAAGGCGACTATATCCGGACGCTGCTGCAGGTCAATACGCTGGACAACCTGCTGCTGTTCACGCAGAAGGGGCAATATTTCCTGCTGCCCGTGCATCAGGTTCCCGAGTACAAGTGGAAGGAGAACGGCACGGCGCTGGTTAACGTCGTGCCGGCCGCGAAGGACGACGTGATCGTAAGCGTCCTGCCGGTGCGGGAATTCGACCAGCCGGGCAAATCGCTTGTATTCGTCACCCGCAAAGGGCAGGTCAAGCGCACCGAGCTCAAGGAATACGCGACGACCCGGTCGACGGCGATCACGGCGGTGAAGGTGGCCGAGGGAGACGAGGTGGTCCGCGTGCAGTTGAGCGACGGCATGAAGGAAATTTTGCTCGTGTCCAAGCAAGGGATGAGCATCCGGTTCAGCGAATCGGAGGTCAACCCGATGGGCCGCTCGGCCGGCGGCGTCCGCGGCATGCAGCTCAAAGAGGACGACGAGATCGTATCGGCCGAATGGGTGGAAGGCGACGAAGGCGAGATTCTTGTCGTCTCGGACAAAGGGTATGTGAAAAGCTCCCTGCTGCTCGATTATCCGGTTCAGGGACGCGGCGGCAAAGGCGTGGCCACGTTTGAATTCAAGGAAGGAAAACGCGTGAAGAGCAACGGTTCGGGGCTTGTCCGGGCTTTCTTCGTGAAGCAGACGGTGACGCTGACGGCTTGTTTGTCGGACGGCTCGTTCGTGACGTTCGATTCGGATCAGGCGCCGATCGAGGACCGGCGCTCCGTCGGCAAGGCGATCGTTCCGGTGG includes the following:
- a CDS encoding ABC transporter ATP-binding protein, with the protein product MQAPAKEQNRSRFYYADDDLIEKPFNWAQIARLGRYLKPYRKQLIPVLFAVLLATAARLLIPFILGWAIDNAMDGGRPDWLFYCAGAILALFVLQWWANRYRIRYMNTIGQNVIYDLRAELFKHIQQLSFRFFDKRPAGSILVRITNDVNAMQELFTNGVINLIIDMVQLVGIVALLLVLNFKLGLAVMITVPIMFVASTTLRKRIRQGWQAVRINQSRINSHLAESIQGIRVTQAFTQERENMEFFDGMNKRNLRSWNKASALNQSLGPVIELTSAFGTCILFWYGSHLIQSGELTVGMLFAFANYIGNFWEPINRLGQLYSQLLIAMASSERIFEFFDETPTVSEKPDAKELPPVRGDIRFENLVFEYEKGRPALRGIHLDVKAGQSIALVGHTGSGKSTIINLLCRFYDPVQGRVTVDGYDLRDVTLQSLRSQIGIVLQDTFIFSGTIRDNIRYGRLDASDEEVEAAAKAVHAHDFIMALPNGYDTEVEERGSLLSMGQRQLLSFARALLADPRILILDEATASIDTETEVRIQEALKTLLLGRTSFIIAHRLSTIRNADRIVVLDHGRLMEAGTHDELMLRDNGIYHGLIEAQYRFLQDAG
- a CDS encoding polysaccharide deacetylase family protein, giving the protein MRNRHDWTKRLGIAGIALLAAFSGLAGCQRNGTNTAQQQQNFKEMINSPPGLAGKVPSAPPPDRRDETTPAGGLMPTAAFSSETTDNLKLTPDGEEALLEDSAIRAAGVAPAAKAKPASNQALQRKYPSVLVMKGSGDKRQLALTFDDGPDRRFTPQVLEVLKKHGVKATFFMIGSRVQAHSDVAKRVADEGHVIGNHTFWHPKLYSESLDRLRWEATETDRVIEEAVGYKPKLFRAPYGGLTDEILQELGRMKYNVIGWSVDSLDWKQIPAETCIANVMKDVSPGGIVLMHSGGHWTEDLSGMVEALDRLIPMLRQDGYQFVTIPEMIETTASR
- a CDS encoding GDSL-type esterase/lipase family protein, encoding MRTSRWIWGVVGTLSLAATVLLIAGFGLAVRDVLRPQPGGFESLKPVPSPNDPLSDDVVEIVAFGDSLTVGTGDTTGKGYVLNLKEQLEQETGKTVRVLGNYAQDGFKTDDMRKRLDSIGEIRRSVAQADLIVFTIGGNDLFGLARNLNFFEDTFDFGKLEERMPEALDRFDGILKSFAEWNPRATVVYVGLFNPFRDTDDSGLAGKGVALWNAKALERASSYPNTIVVPTYDLFQLNFDQYMSQDHFHPNGDGYREIARRIVQSLK
- a CDS encoding ABC transporter ATP-binding protein encodes the protein MTAITEPAGSPVLSRETETGQASDGRQRRKPPADAEVVLSVRNVTKQIGNRLIIKGISFDVRAGEIFGFLGPNGSGKTTTIRMLVDLIRPTSGSILVCGRDVHREHDEALRHVGCIVENPELYGYMTGWQNLEHFARMLPGVDTARIEEVVGIVGLDRRIHDKVKTYSLGMRQRLGIAQALLGRPKLLILDEPTNGLDPLGIKEMREFIRRLAADGLSLFVSSHLLSEIQQMCDRVAIISHGKVLAVGEVDELLRAQGVTVVWTVAPADRARELLASEGYAAAVDGPAGGDGQRAVRLLTKMPEEAVSGINRRLVSAGVSVSAIEVRHPTLEELFLGMTEGENIE
- a CDS encoding ABC transporter permease — translated: MSRMLPLVQNEVLKIIRKKRFYVVLLILIALIPMFTYAQMRQAQQFQKQAGTSDWRAELTQRIADYERTLGSSRVPEEWKKWRKIQIQKDEYHLENNVNPNEVSGLVFTQRFMENAIGLFIPLMVMVIASDLVSGEHTAGTIKLLLTRPVRRWRILTSKLIALILFTSLIVLATAVFSYLISGLVFGYGGWDLPIFSGFRINGSTVDFTHVHVLPLWQYLLMEMGLVWFAALVVGILSLMVSVLVRSTAAGMGVMLAVLIAGSILANMASSWTSAKYFFMVNLQLTDYLSGSVPPIEGMTLPFSLTVLALTAAAALVVSYVTFTKKDVLN
- the parE gene encoding DNA topoisomerase IV subunit B; translation: MAEQLELFANRESDHPSNYDADDIQVLEGLVAVRKRPGMYIGSTSASGLHHLVWEIVDNAVDEHLAKFCSAIDVTVHKDHSISVRDNGRGIPVSMHKLGIPTPQVVYTILHAGGKFGGSGYKKSGGLHGVGASVTNALSEWLVVEIHREGKIHRMRFESWVDEDGKEHVGEPVTGLEVVGKTNRTGTTVTFKPDIKVFQGGIAVHYDVLAERLQEIAFLNSGLRVTLNDERSGKQDVFHYEGGASEFVRFLNEGKSVLHDVVHFYGERDDIEVEIALQYNDGYTETIASFVNSIPTRGGGTHETGFKTAFTRVMNEYARKSSILKEKDKNLEGVDLREGMMAVINVKMSEVEFVGQTKDQLGSASARGAVDAVVAEKMAEFLEENPQVAQMLLKKAVQAAKAREAARKAREEVRSGKKGKGESSNLGGKLTPAQSKDAKSNELFIVEGDSAGGSAKQGRDSRHQAILPLKGKPMNPEKAKLADILKNDEYRAIIAAIGAGVGSEFDAEESNYGKIIVMTDADTDGAHIQVLLLTFFYRYMKPLIDAGRVYIAQPPLYKVTKKSGKQTESRYIFTEDGLEAAIKAMGKNVEVQRYKGLGEMNPDQLWETTMNPATRTLLQVQIEDAAKAERRVSTLMGDKVDPRKRWIIENVDFTEYEE
- the gyrA gene encoding DNA gyrase subunit A, with translation MSATEQFLPAFLEEVVGDRFGRYSKYIIQDRAIPDVRDGLKPVQRRILYAMYESGNTPDKPYRKSAKTVGDVMGNYHPHGDASIYDGMVRMAQPWKMAHTLIDGHGNWGSLDDDPPAAMRYTEARLSEIALELLRDIDKRTVQFRDNFDNTAKEPSVLPSRYPNLLVNGVSGISAGFATEIPPHNLREVIDACVAMIDRPDITVEELMDIVRGPDFPTGGIIMGEEGIREAYRTGKGRIYIRARTAIEDLRGGKQQIVITEIPYQVVKVKLVTAIEQIRLDRKVEGIAEVRDESGRDGLRIVVELKKDADAQGILAYLLKKTDLQVAYNFNMVAIVNKAPQQLGLRGLLEAYLDHQREVVRNRSQYELDKAQDRAHVLEGLVKALNVLDEVIAVIKASKNRQDAQNNLVARFGFTERQADAILVLQLYRLTNLEITALEKELADVNKTIAYLEGILASEKKLLGVIKKELLEIRDKFGIDRRSDIQGEVEELKVNLEVMVTAEDVIVTLSNDGYIKRTSMLSYTRSGGEVGSAGVKEGDYIRTLLQVNTLDNLLLFTQKGQYFLLPVHQVPEYKWKENGTALVNVVPAAKDDVIVSVLPVREFDQPGKSLVFVTRKGQVKRTELKEYATTRSTAITAVKVAEGDEVVRVQLSDGMKEILLVSKQGMSIRFSESEVNPMGRSAGGVRGMQLKEDDEIVSAEWVEGDEGEILVVSDKGYVKSSLLLDYPVQGRGGKGVATFEFKEGKRVKSNGSGLVRAFFVKQTVTLTACLSDGSFVTFDSDQAPIEDRRSVGKAIVPVAKEESVREVIRAISLEL